A genome region from Sphingobium sp. WTD-1 includes the following:
- a CDS encoding flagellar hook-length control protein FliK, with translation MTMLASLKSLLFASTPLAGATAAGASAVAEGAADFAALLSDVDGAPQPAAPAPTMGAPALSVEATIEGDALVVTPEAIEAPALPDTAEFLTQRAMPVQPVAEPAPPVVAVALPVAEPVLPVAAPVQDQAAVAPVSAEAAQIVLPEGETVAEALPLPLPTPVVAPAPADIRTPAPVPTADVALPLPVDAEGPIALALADAPIKTTPTHAPQPLPAAMVPPEADDIADGDSEADIVTADAPVDSDAPIVADPIAHSLPAALPPLPQAPIDAPASSAPSAPTREIPLSVSPSLSPSLSQTQAPSKPAVGQEAVMAPVVGADGQDDQIVAAPVVAPEMTPELVAAMIPAQPAPAANATPNVVQAPVQAAPQPVNAPRPVEQVMPAVAAVPEVNPDMPAEMVVAAANPTEKTAPAAVTSSPDEPDVEIASAGTDIPAAPVAAKPAKAEALSLLQLVRDHMNRRATPVRDSAEAAAPVSDHTPDKATTAVDPLVAATPAAPHRGMEVSVPQAAAPQASSVTPAAMPTVDLSASLGQQVVDMGVSGQWIDGLARDIAGLSANGAQGRFQINADQLGPIQVDIRQDGDGAAVSLTVASEAAEMALRQDSDRLKLDAGLAAVRIHEVKIERAPHVAEAARADANGQTGSQSNGQQGSASQPQGAWQGAGQMAGQSMGQSSSQGRWQGRENNGLGHKAGSDPAVLNHGDTGDSAGDVRRARYA, from the coding sequence ATGACCATGCTCGCCAGCCTCAAATCGCTGCTCTTTGCCTCGACGCCGCTGGCCGGTGCGACGGCGGCCGGTGCTTCGGCCGTGGCCGAGGGGGCGGCCGACTTCGCCGCGCTGCTGAGCGATGTCGATGGCGCGCCGCAGCCGGCTGCGCCTGCCCCGACCATGGGCGCGCCAGCCCTGTCGGTGGAAGCGACGATTGAGGGCGATGCGCTGGTCGTGACGCCCGAGGCAATCGAGGCGCCCGCTTTGCCGGACACCGCCGAATTTCTCACCCAGCGGGCCATGCCGGTCCAGCCGGTCGCAGAACCGGCGCCGCCGGTCGTTGCGGTCGCCTTGCCGGTTGCCGAGCCGGTCCTGCCCGTCGCTGCGCCAGTCCAGGATCAGGCGGCCGTCGCGCCCGTATCGGCCGAGGCGGCACAGATCGTCCTGCCGGAAGGCGAGACTGTCGCCGAAGCCCTGCCGCTGCCCTTGCCGACCCCGGTGGTCGCGCCTGCGCCTGCCGATATCCGGACGCCGGCGCCGGTTCCGACCGCCGATGTGGCCCTGCCGTTGCCGGTCGACGCCGAAGGTCCGATCGCGCTCGCCCTTGCCGACGCGCCGATCAAGACCACGCCGACGCACGCGCCGCAGCCTCTGCCGGCTGCGATGGTGCCGCCCGAGGCCGACGACATCGCCGATGGTGACAGCGAAGCTGACATAGTGACGGCCGATGCGCCCGTCGACAGTGACGCGCCGATTGTCGCCGATCCGATTGCCCATTCCTTGCCTGCTGCACTCCCCCCCTTGCCGCAGGCGCCGATCGATGCCCCCGCATCTTCGGCTCCATCCGCGCCGACCCGGGAGATACCTTTGAGTGTGTCTCCTTCGCTGTCACCTTCATTGTCCCAAACCCAGGCCCCTTCGAAACCGGCCGTGGGACAGGAAGCGGTGATGGCCCCGGTGGTCGGCGCGGATGGGCAGGATGACCAGATCGTTGCAGCGCCCGTGGTGGCGCCTGAAATGACGCCCGAACTGGTCGCTGCGATGATCCCGGCCCAGCCTGCGCCAGCCGCCAATGCGACCCCGAATGTCGTGCAGGCCCCGGTCCAGGCCGCCCCGCAGCCCGTGAACGCACCGCGCCCGGTCGAGCAGGTCATGCCTGCCGTCGCGGCAGTGCCGGAGGTCAACCCTGACATGCCGGCCGAAATGGTCGTGGCGGCCGCCAATCCGACCGAGAAGACCGCGCCTGCGGCTGTGACCAGCAGCCCGGACGAGCCCGATGTCGAGATCGCATCCGCCGGCACCGACATCCCGGCCGCGCCCGTGGCCGCCAAGCCGGCCAAGGCGGAAGCCCTGTCGCTGCTGCAACTGGTGCGCGACCATATGAACCGCCGGGCGACGCCGGTGCGCGACAGCGCCGAAGCGGCAGCGCCGGTCAGCGATCACACGCCGGACAAGGCGACCACGGCCGTCGATCCGCTGGTCGCCGCCACCCCAGCCGCGCCACATCGTGGCATGGAAGTATCCGTACCACAGGCTGCTGCGCCCCAGGCGTCTTCGGTCACCCCGGCGGCGATGCCGACGGTCGACCTGTCGGCCAGCCTTGGCCAGCAGGTGGTCGATATGGGCGTGTCGGGACAGTGGATTGACGGGCTGGCCCGCGACATTGCCGGCCTTTCGGCCAATGGCGCCCAGGGCCGGTTCCAGATCAATGCCGACCAGCTTGGCCCGATCCAGGTCGACATCCGCCAGGATGGCGATGGCGCGGCGGTCAGCCTGACCGTCGCCAGCGAGGCGGCGGAAATGGCGCTGCGCCAGGATAGCGACCGGCTGAAGCTGGACGCGGGCCTTGCCGCCGTGCGCATCCATGAAGTGAAGATCGAGCGCGCACCGCATGTCGCCGAAGCGGCCAGGGCCGATGCCAATGGCCAGACCGGCAGCCAGTCGAACGGCCAGCAGGGCAGCGCATCGCAGCCGCAGGGCGCCTGGCAGGGTGCCGGCCAGATGGCGGGCCAGTCGATGGGCCAATCCTCGTCGCAGGGCCGCTGGCAGGGCCGTGAAAATAATGGCCTTGGCCATAAAGCCGGGAGCGATCCGGCCGTTCTTAACCATGGTGACACCGGCGATAGCGCCGGTGACGTCCGCCGCGCGCGCTACGCCTGA
- a CDS encoding flagellar basal body-associated FliL family protein, whose translation MSDEPKAKKKGGSMKLILLAAVAMVVGGAGAAGGLYAAGFFSPKAEGPKEDPNKPVLVLAGEDAQAVATAHGWAGEGGGGGGEGGGHASAGGEGHAPSAAHAPGKGIDLPAPSNPTAYQATYFQLQAPFTSNMTDTDAFAQITVAVSTYYDYRVIAAIKMHEMAIRSQVLMMLAEQPEEQLVTPDGKRMLQGKIRGIINDVLKQKTGYGGVDNVYFTNFVIQ comes from the coding sequence ATGAGCGATGAACCCAAGGCGAAGAAGAAGGGCGGGAGCATGAAGCTCATCCTGCTGGCCGCCGTCGCCATGGTGGTGGGGGGCGCTGGCGCCGCCGGCGGGCTTTACGCCGCCGGCTTCTTCAGCCCCAAGGCGGAAGGTCCCAAGGAAGATCCGAACAAGCCGGTGCTGGTTCTTGCGGGCGAGGATGCGCAGGCTGTCGCCACCGCCCATGGCTGGGCCGGTGAGGGCGGCGGTGGCGGTGGCGAAGGCGGTGGCCATGCGAGCGCCGGTGGCGAGGGGCATGCCCCGTCGGCCGCCCATGCGCCGGGCAAGGGCATCGACCTGCCGGCACCAAGCAATCCGACCGCCTATCAGGCCACCTATTTCCAGCTTCAGGCGCCCTTCACGTCGAACATGACGGACACCGACGCCTTCGCCCAGATCACCGTCGCGGTGTCGACCTATTATGACTATCGCGTGATCGCCGCGATCAAGATGCACGAGATGGCGATTCGCAGCCAGGTGCTGATGATGCTCGCCGAACAGCCCGAGGAGCAGCTGGTCACGCCCGACGGCAAGCGTATGCTGCAAGGAAAAATCCGGGGCATCATCAACGATGTACTCAAGCAGAAGACCGGCTATGGCGGTGTCGATAACGTTTATTTTACCAATTTCGTTATTCAATAG
- a CDS encoding FliM/FliN family flagellar motor switch protein: MNHVQSFAFGRGDAQAPVMLSGLDRLGEKLGRRIRALIEPISGIRPHVAAEDARVVEFGAWSAGAPNFCSLSIYRLLPLKGQMLLCMDATMISTLVDCFYGGLGNRALPARGEFTPTEDRLIARLSETIMARMVECWSEVLPLEPGLLLRETGIGFAAAAQPADQMVVQRFRVGLDRDREWSIDMVFPLAALRGIEALMGSKVGSDDEHVDPVWQARVARRMRDIRLPARTVLARPNLSLAELMQLKAGDIIPVTIGRSLPLIVGDRIVAHGTIGEQDGRAAFQIEKIAQGPEQ, translated from the coding sequence ATGAATCACGTTCAATCCTTCGCCTTCGGGCGGGGGGACGCGCAAGCTCCGGTAATGCTGTCGGGCCTCGACCGGCTGGGTGAAAAGCTCGGCCGGCGTATCCGTGCGCTGATCGAACCCATTTCCGGCATCCGCCCGCATGTCGCGGCCGAGGATGCGCGGGTCGTGGAGTTTGGCGCCTGGTCGGCCGGCGCCCCCAATTTCTGCAGCCTGTCCATCTATCGCCTGCTGCCCCTCAAGGGGCAGATGCTGCTGTGCATGGACGCCACCATGATCTCGACCCTGGTCGACTGCTTCTATGGCGGCCTTGGCAACCGGGCGCTGCCCGCGCGCGGCGAATTTACCCCGACCGAAGACCGGCTGATCGCCCGCCTGTCCGAAACCATCATGGCCCGCATGGTCGAATGCTGGTCCGAAGTCCTGCCGCTGGAACCTGGCCTGCTGCTGCGTGAAACCGGCATCGGCTTTGCCGCCGCTGCCCAGCCCGCCGACCAGATGGTGGTGCAGCGCTTCCGCGTCGGCCTGGACCGGGATCGCGAATGGTCGATCGACATGGTCTTTCCGCTGGCGGCACTGCGCGGCATCGAGGCGTTGATGGGCAGCAAGGTCGGGTCCGATGACGAGCATGTCGATCCGGTGTGGCAGGCCCGCGTGGCGCGCCGCATGCGCGACATCCGCCTGCCGGCCCGCACCGTGCTGGCCCGCCCCAATCTCTCGCTGGCGGAGCTGATGCAGCTCAAGGCCGGCGACATCATACCCGTGACGATCGGCCGCAGCCTGCCGCTGATCGTCGGCGACAGGATCGTCGCGCACGGCACGATCGGCGAACAGGATGGCCGTGCCGCCTTCCAGATTGAAAAGATTGCACAGGGACCGGAACAATGA
- the fliN gene encoding flagellar motor switch protein FliN — protein sequence MSDMSDAPMMDPRGEDSASRMAANRQFKLLADIPVRMSVEVGSTSLRLAEVMDLAEGSIVELDRQADELLDIMVNGALIAKGEVVTVNGRYGIRIVDIAATETRMAGVERRG from the coding sequence ATGAGTGACATGAGCGACGCCCCGATGATGGATCCCCGTGGGGAAGACAGCGCCAGCCGCATGGCGGCGAACCGCCAGTTCAAGCTGCTGGCCGATATTCCGGTCCGCATGTCGGTGGAGGTCGGATCGACCTCGCTGCGCTTGGCCGAAGTGATGGACCTGGCCGAAGGCAGCATTGTGGAACTGGATCGCCAGGCCGACGAACTGCTCGACATCATGGTCAATGGCGCGCTGATCGCGAAGGGCGAGGTCGTGACGGTGAACGGCCGCTATGGCATCCGCATCGTCGATATCGCCGCCACCGAAACCCGCATGGCCGGGGTCGAACGGCGCGGCTGA
- a CDS encoding flagellar biosynthetic protein FliO, which translates to MFWYFVKLLILLPLVGGMAFGALWLWRKYQPGMMVGQNDRSLKLLEALPMGTFGKLAVVEFEGKKILLSVTRGRIEKIAEGDPYRAR; encoded by the coding sequence ATGTTCTGGTATTTCGTCAAATTGCTGATCCTGCTGCCGCTTGTTGGCGGCATGGCCTTTGGTGCCTTGTGGCTGTGGCGCAAATATCAGCCCGGCATGATGGTCGGCCAGAATGACCGGTCGCTGAAACTGCTGGAAGCGCTGCCGATGGGCACGTTCGGCAAGCTCGCCGTGGTCGAGTTCGAGGGCAAGAAGATCCTGCTGTCGGTCACCCGCGGCCGGATCGAGAAGATCGCGGAAGGCGACCCCTATCGTGCGCGCTAG
- the fliP gene encoding flagellar type III secretion system pore protein FliP (The bacterial flagellar biogenesis protein FliP forms a type III secretion system (T3SS)-type pore required for flagellar assembly.), whose amino-acid sequence MLVDPALAQAVPAAPAPVDNGGALTRAMGQISGDGRSLSLSLQILVLMSLLSVLPSLILMMTSFTRIIIVLSLLRQALGLQQTPPNQVLVGLALFLSLFVMRPVIDQINGQAYDPYGKGQISIEEAVGRSGKVLHGFMAKQTRESDLKLFANMAEAPAFRTPDDIPFTILLPAFVTSELKTAFQIGFMIFLPFLIIDLVVASTLMALGMMMLSPTIISMPFKLLLFVLVDGWALTMGSLAGSFAT is encoded by the coding sequence ATGCTGGTCGATCCTGCGCTGGCGCAGGCGGTGCCGGCCGCGCCGGCGCCGGTCGACAATGGCGGCGCGCTGACCCGCGCGATGGGACAGATTTCGGGTGACGGCCGCTCGCTGTCGCTGTCGCTGCAGATCCTCGTCCTCATGAGCCTGCTGTCGGTCCTGCCGTCGCTGATCCTCATGATGACCAGCTTCACCCGGATCATCATCGTCCTGTCGCTGCTGCGCCAGGCGCTGGGCCTGCAACAGACGCCGCCCAACCAGGTGCTGGTCGGGCTTGCCCTGTTCCTGTCGCTGTTCGTGATGCGGCCGGTGATCGACCAGATCAACGGCCAGGCCTATGATCCCTATGGCAAGGGCCAGATTTCGATCGAGGAAGCGGTCGGCCGTTCGGGCAAGGTGCTGCACGGCTTCATGGCCAAGCAGACGCGCGAGAGCGACCTCAAGCTGTTCGCCAACATGGCCGAGGCCCCGGCCTTCCGCACGCCCGACGACATTCCCTTCACGATCCTGCTGCCGGCCTTCGTCACCAGCGAGTTGAAGACCGCGTTCCAGATCGGCTTCATGATCTTCCTGCCCTTCCTCATCATCGACCTGGTCGTCGCATCGACCCTGATGGCGCTGGGCATGATGATGCTGTCGCCCACGATCATCTCCATGCCCTTCAAGCTGTTGCTGTTCGTGCTGGTCGATGGCTGGGCGCTGACGATGGGGTCGCTCGCCGGCTCCTTCGCGACATAG
- the fliQ gene encoding flagellar biosynthesis protein FliQ, producing MENADFFMGLAQHALWITALATAPILIPALVAGVLIGMVQAATSINEQTLSFIPKILVVGAMLTLFGGSIMVLIADFTREIFERIPDLLQ from the coding sequence ATGGAGAATGCGGATTTCTTCATGGGCCTGGCACAGCATGCGCTGTGGATCACGGCGCTGGCGACGGCGCCGATCCTGATTCCGGCGCTGGTCGCGGGCGTGCTGATCGGCATGGTCCAGGCCGCGACGTCGATCAACGAACAGACGCTCAGCTTCATTCCCAAGATTCTGGTCGTGGGGGCGATGCTGACCCTGTTCGGTGGGTCGATCATGGTGCTGATCGCCGATTTTACGCGCGAGATATTCGAGCGGATACCGGACCTGCTGCAATGA
- the fliR gene encoding flagellar biosynthetic protein FliR, with translation MIAPGFAGVETQLWIWLIAMIRPGAAFLAAPVFGAPAMPLQLRLILSLALGMAALNSVTIQLPHDGVASFEGVMLVAGEVLTGLAMGFAVQIGYSAAFVAGEAIANTMGLGFAAMVDPGSGQGTQAVGQFLSILSTFLLLAMDGHLLLVSFVVQSYKALPPGAAMLSNDAVWHMIQFGGSLLGAGVTIALPVGFALVLVQIVMGMLARTAPALNLFAVGMPMAVMAGLVLLAMAVPVMGEGITIALKSGLEQARAISEGR, from the coding sequence ATGATCGCACCCGGCTTCGCAGGCGTCGAGACGCAATTGTGGATCTGGCTGATCGCCATGATCCGCCCCGGTGCCGCCTTTCTGGCCGCGCCCGTCTTCGGTGCGCCCGCGATGCCGCTTCAGTTGCGCCTGATCCTGTCGCTCGCGCTCGGCATGGCCGCCCTCAACAGCGTCACCATCCAGTTGCCGCATGATGGCGTCGCCAGTTTCGAAGGCGTGATGCTGGTTGCCGGCGAAGTGCTGACCGGCCTTGCCATGGGTTTTGCCGTGCAGATCGGCTACTCCGCCGCCTTCGTCGCGGGGGAGGCGATTGCCAACACCATGGGGCTGGGCTTTGCCGCGATGGTCGATCCGGGGTCGGGGCAGGGGACGCAGGCGGTCGGCCAGTTCCTGTCGATCCTCTCGACCTTCCTGCTGCTGGCGATGGACGGCCATCTGCTGCTCGTCAGCTTCGTGGTGCAGAGCTACAAGGCGCTGCCGCCGGGCGCGGCGATGCTTAGCAATGATGCGGTCTGGCACATGATCCAGTTTGGCGGTTCGCTGCTGGGCGCCGGGGTGACGATCGCGCTGCCGGTCGGCTTTGCGCTGGTGCTGGTGCAGATCGTCATGGGCATGCTGGCACGCACCGCGCCCGCGCTCAACCTGTTCGCCGTCGGCATGCCGATGGCGGTGATGGCGGGGCTGGTGCTGCTGGCGATGGCGGTGCCGGTGATGGGCGAGGGGATCACCATCGCGCTCAAGTCGGGGCTGGAACAGGCCCGCGCCATCTCGGAAGGACGCTGA
- a CDS encoding flagellar type III secretion system protein FlhB, which produces MAGGSEGGEKTEKPTQKKLQDAAKEGDILQSRELGTALVVMAGIGWLAVAGPGLIDALSGMLTRALRFGREDIVNFSPVTRGTGLLADIALPVGGVLLATFFAAIAAPALLGSLGFRPGAFKPKASKMNPASGLKRMFGAQGLIELVKSIAKVGLLGAVGFWMIWDRLTAIIGLGKAGVGNAISDLGNMFILVCLVMAGGLFVIAGIDVPMQIFQRGKRLGMSKQDIKDEHKESEGSPELKGQIRRRQFEVLNGSTRQAVAEASVIITNPTHFAVALRYRPGVDAAPVVVARGCDAIAASIRELAEDHGVSVLQYPELARAIYFTSRAGEIVNEGLYMAVATVLAFVFRVENKMATEMDRPFITVPEDLRFDPDGKKL; this is translated from the coding sequence ATGGCGGGCGGATCCGAGGGCGGCGAAAAGACCGAGAAACCGACACAGAAGAAATTGCAGGATGCCGCCAAGGAAGGCGATATCCTTCAGTCCCGCGAACTGGGGACGGCGCTGGTGGTGATGGCCGGCATCGGCTGGCTGGCGGTTGCCGGGCCGGGCCTGATCGATGCGCTGTCGGGCATGCTGACGCGGGCCCTGCGCTTCGGGCGCGAGGATATCGTCAACTTCTCGCCGGTGACGCGTGGCACCGGCCTGCTGGCGGATATCGCGCTGCCGGTGGGGGGCGTATTGCTCGCGACCTTCTTTGCCGCGATCGCGGCGCCGGCCCTGCTCGGTTCGCTGGGCTTCCGTCCCGGCGCCTTCAAGCCCAAGGCGTCGAAGATGAACCCGGCTTCGGGTCTCAAGCGCATGTTCGGCGCGCAGGGGCTGATCGAACTGGTCAAGTCGATCGCCAAGGTGGGGCTGCTGGGGGCGGTCGGCTTCTGGATGATCTGGGACCGGCTGACCGCGATCATCGGCCTGGGCAAGGCGGGGGTCGGCAATGCGATCAGCGACCTTGGCAATATGTTCATCCTCGTCTGTCTGGTGATGGCGGGCGGGCTGTTCGTGATCGCCGGCATCGACGTGCCGATGCAGATTTTCCAGCGCGGCAAGCGGCTGGGCATGAGCAAGCAGGACATCAAGGACGAGCATAAGGAAAGCGAAGGCTCGCCCGAACTCAAGGGGCAGATCCGTCGGCGCCAGTTCGAGGTGCTGAACGGGTCGACACGGCAGGCGGTGGCGGAAGCCAGCGTCATCATCACCAACCCGACCCATTTCGCGGTGGCACTGCGCTACCGGCCCGGCGTGGACGCGGCGCCGGTCGTGGTCGCGCGCGGCTGTGACGCGATCGCGGCCTCGATCCGCGAACTGGCTGAGGATCATGGCGTGTCGGTGCTGCAATATCCCGAACTGGCGCGTGCCATCTACTTCACCTCGCGCGCTGGCGAGATCGTCAATGAAGGCCTCTACATGGCGGTGGCGACGGTGCTGGCCTTTGTCTTCCGGGTCGAGAACAAGATGGCGACGGAAATGGACCGTCCGTTCATTACCGTGCCCGAAGATCTGCGTTTCGATCCGGATGGAAAGAAATTGTAG